A single Pedobacter sp. PACM 27299 DNA region contains:
- a CDS encoding SusC/RagA family TonB-linked outer membrane protein, with product MRKKLRMLIGRELLSRDIALRVLAFSVAAGTCSTASASVPAIKADTFVTTVQPNADITIRGIIKDEKGLPLPGAGIRVKGTTTTAAADVNGAFTISIPNENAVLIISYVSYETQEVAVGKQTALTIEMKPKSGEDLKEIAIVGFGTQKKESLVGAQSSVRVEDLKQPVSSLSQMLAGRIPGVINVSRNGEPGATGSDIFIRGITSQSAGDRSPLIIIDGVPGRNLNDISVYDVENFTVLKDAAATAVYGIRGANGVILINTKQGKTGVPTISVDFYQGISKFTRKPQLIDGIDYMNLANEAKYTEYLRGGAAGAFNPAFSLDAIQKTASGADPILYPNVNWFDAIYNDFGQNRTATANLSGGVSNARYYVSLGYYGESGLFKTSDADNKKINQSYDRFNVSTNLNWDITGTTKMDLGVKGVLSQTNFPSNFNAQDIFSQAFLINPTSFPILYPNGSLPGISPQADQRNPYGDITRNGYRIGYTTQLYSNLRLTQDLKAITPGLSMTGMFSFDVKNDNRINRIKRESLYRINPNDPYNTPNDPSSGYKYGLVLQGQDFLNYANTNSGDKKVYAEIGINYNRTFGKHAVSGLVLYNQNDNSNPFAGNLTLSIPYRLQGVATRATYAYDNKYFAEFNLGYNGSENFAPSKRYGAFPAFGVGWLVSNEPFFEKLKNTFQMVKFRYSDGIVGSGGSTANYADNEADRFFYLTKISNTDIPGYTFGQTGQNSFGGLAITAYGVDVTWAETRKQDLGFELKTLNNNLSLIVDVYKEHRTGTFISRGVVPNYIGLANTPLGNLGEVKNKGIDGTIEYNAQFSQDLSINFRANYTYNKDKVIENDQAPKAYPWMEQRGYNILAATRFGFIAEKLFDTQAEIDASPKQFGTLMPGDIKYKDLNGDGEINDFDKTIIGRGDMPTTTYGFGFSLSYKNFDFGAFFQGQSNADILIDIPSFANSGGQGNMLAVATDRWTVANPSQNVTYPRLSYNTNNNNYQSSTWWKRDVSFLRLKNVDLGYTLKEGIKSIGVKRLRIYATGYNVYTFSKFKLWDPELLTSNGTRYPLTSNYSLGFTANF from the coding sequence ATGAGAAAAAAATTACGAATGTTAATTGGAAGAGAGCTGCTATCGAGGGATATTGCCCTTCGGGTGCTGGCCTTTTCTGTAGCTGCAGGAACTTGCAGCACTGCCTCAGCATCGGTACCTGCAATTAAAGCAGATACGTTTGTCACCACAGTACAGCCAAATGCGGACATTACGATCCGTGGTATTATAAAGGATGAAAAAGGATTGCCATTACCAGGTGCCGGTATCAGGGTTAAAGGAACCACTACTACTGCTGCTGCTGATGTGAATGGTGCTTTTACGATCAGCATACCAAATGAAAATGCAGTCTTAATTATAAGTTATGTAAGTTATGAAACTCAGGAAGTTGCTGTCGGAAAGCAAACGGCTTTAACTATTGAGATGAAACCAAAAAGTGGCGAAGACCTGAAAGAGATCGCTATTGTAGGTTTTGGTACACAGAAGAAAGAAAGTCTGGTAGGGGCACAATCGTCGGTAAGAGTAGAAGATTTAAAGCAGCCGGTATCCAGCTTAAGTCAGATGTTGGCGGGTCGTATTCCAGGTGTAATTAATGTGAGCAGAAATGGAGAGCCTGGTGCTACAGGTTCAGATATTTTTATCCGTGGTATTACTTCACAATCGGCCGGTGACAGAAGTCCTTTGATCATCATAGATGGGGTGCCGGGTAGAAACCTAAATGACATCAGTGTATATGACGTAGAGAACTTTACTGTGCTTAAAGATGCTGCGGCGACTGCGGTATATGGTATTCGTGGTGCAAACGGGGTCATCCTGATCAATACCAAGCAGGGTAAAACGGGTGTACCAACGATCTCTGTAGATTTTTATCAGGGGATCAGCAAGTTTACACGTAAGCCACAGCTGATTGATGGTATCGATTATATGAACCTTGCCAATGAGGCAAAATATACTGAATACCTGAGAGGCGGTGCTGCGGGTGCATTTAATCCTGCTTTTAGTCTGGATGCGATTCAAAAAACAGCCAGTGGTGCTGATCCAATCCTGTATCCAAATGTAAATTGGTTTGATGCCATTTACAATGATTTCGGACAAAACAGAACAGCTACTGCCAATTTATCTGGTGGGGTAAGTAATGCGAGGTATTATGTGTCTTTAGGTTATTACGGCGAAAGCGGATTGTTTAAAACCAGTGATGCAGACAATAAGAAAATCAACCAAAGTTATGACCGTTTTAATGTAAGTACCAATTTAAACTGGGACATTACGGGAACCACTAAGATGGATCTGGGCGTAAAAGGGGTGTTGTCACAAACTAACTTCCCAAGTAACTTTAATGCACAGGATATTTTTAGTCAGGCTTTCCTGATCAATCCAACTTCATTTCCAATCTTATATCCAAACGGAAGCTTGCCAGGAATTAGTCCGCAGGCCGATCAGCGTAACCCTTATGGTGACATCACCAGAAATGGATATCGCATTGGATATACTACTCAGCTGTATTCCAACCTTCGTTTAACCCAGGATTTAAAAGCGATTACCCCTGGTTTGTCTATGACAGGAATGTTCTCATTCGATGTTAAAAACGATAACCGCATCAACAGGATTAAAAGAGAATCCTTGTACAGAATTAACCCTAATGATCCTTACAATACCCCTAACGACCCAAGTTCAGGTTATAAATATGGCTTGGTATTACAAGGGCAGGATTTCTTAAACTATGCCAATACCAATTCTGGAGACAAGAAAGTATATGCTGAAATAGGGATCAATTACAATCGTACTTTTGGTAAACATGCGGTAAGTGGTTTGGTACTTTACAATCAGAATGATAATAGTAATCCATTTGCCGGTAATTTAACACTTTCTATACCTTACAGGTTGCAGGGTGTGGCTACACGTGCTACTTATGCTTATGATAACAAGTATTTTGCAGAGTTTAACCTGGGTTATAATGGTTCAGAGAATTTTGCGCCTAGTAAACGTTACGGTGCATTTCCAGCATTTGGTGTAGGCTGGTTGGTGTCTAATGAGCCTTTCTTTGAGAAGTTGAAAAACACTTTCCAGATGGTGAAGTTCCGTTATTCTGATGGTATCGTAGGATCTGGAGGAAGTACGGCAAATTATGCAGATAATGAAGCAGATCGTTTCTTCTACCTGACCAAAATCAGCAATACAGATATTCCCGGTTATACTTTTGGACAGACCGGGCAGAACAGCTTTGGCGGTTTAGCGATTACTGCTTATGGCGTGGATGTTACCTGGGCAGAGACGCGCAAGCAGGATTTAGGTTTCGAGTTGAAGACCTTAAATAACAACCTTTCCCTAATTGTAGATGTGTACAAAGAACACAGAACAGGGACATTTATCAGCCGTGGTGTAGTGCCAAACTATATCGGACTTGCCAATACCCCACTGGGTAACCTTGGTGAAGTGAAAAATAAAGGTATTGACGGTACAATAGAGTACAATGCGCAATTCAGCCAGGATTTGTCTATCAATTTCAGAGCGAATTATACTTACAACAAGGATAAGGTGATTGAAAATGATCAGGCACCTAAAGCTTATCCATGGATGGAGCAAAGAGGATATAACATCTTAGCAGCGACTCGTTTTGGGTTTATTGCAGAGAAATTATTCGATACTCAGGCAGAAATTGATGCCAGTCCGAAACAATTTGGTACCCTAATGCCAGGTGATATTAAGTACAAGGATTTGAATGGTGATGGTGAAATCAACGATTTTGATAAGACCATCATCGGAAGAGGTGATATGCCAACGACCACTTATGGTTTTGGTTTCTCTCTAAGCTACAAGAATTTTGATTTTGGTGCCTTTTTCCAAGGACAAAGCAATGCGGATATCTTAATTGACATTCCTTCATTTGCTAACTCTGGAGGACAGGGAAATATGCTGGCAGTGGCTACAGACCGATGGACGGTAGCTAACCCAAGTCAGAATGTTACTTATCCTAGATTATCTTACAACACCAACAACAACAATTATCAGTCGAGCACCTGGTGGAAACGTGATGTGAGCTTCCTGAGATTGAAAAATGTTGATTTGGGATACACCCTTAAAGAAGGAATTAAGTCCATCGGTGTGAAACGTCTAAGAATTTATGCAACGGGTTATAACGTGTATACTTTCAGCAAGTTTAAGTTATGGGATCCAGAACTGTTGACCAGTAATGGTACCCGTTATCCGCTGACTTCAAATTATTCTCTGGGTTTCACCGCTAATTTTTAA
- a CDS encoding RagB/SusD family nutrient uptake outer membrane protein, with protein sequence MKRIFIYTTAFLLIAGNYGCKKFLDQVPDDRLTFTQAFEKKATVEQALANVYSTLPSQNQDRFPSQTGNIGPWTAASDEADYTLANFSENVNTGAWDATRGEVNYHWQNFYKGIQAASTFMANVNRCTDCNLGGIDFVGRYFNEARALRAIYYYHLVRIYGPVVLLGNEPIPSDAPLAAISKPRNSFDECIDYIVAELDAATAGLPPIPQSSEDYGHVNGSVAQAYKIKALLSAARPLFNGNADYANLKNQDGKQLINQTSSPAKWTRLATAAREFLNNANYSGYSLYSVSSTPTGVPNTAFNRAFLASRDVVLNGWNSEMIFGRAGDVTNYQYSLAPNHNGASGGDKGGSFLSVSQQMVDAFFTVNGLSINSDPSYKATGFSDYQAPDPNDQNAVRLISNMYVNREPRFYANITYTGRKWINPQSNIITNFTNTGNAGKAGIANSDYTKTGYTSRKHLTVAGWTSSRTLFSVIRLAEIYLDYAEALQESDPTNPDLLLYLNRIRERAGIPVYGTGGLPVPTDMRAAIGKERRVELAFELDRYFYTREWKIAETTDNIIRGLDITKDSPAFYTVVTTENRVFQKRHYLWPIPNGEIQKVPQIVQNTGW encoded by the coding sequence ATGAAAAGAATATTTATATATACAACAGCCTTTCTGCTAATTGCCGGAAATTACGGTTGTAAAAAATTTTTAGACCAGGTACCTGATGACCGATTGACTTTTACGCAGGCTTTTGAAAAGAAAGCGACTGTAGAGCAGGCCCTGGCAAATGTGTATTCGACTTTGCCAAGTCAGAATCAGGATCGTTTCCCAAGTCAGACAGGTAATATTGGTCCATGGACGGCCGCTTCTGATGAAGCGGATTATACACTGGCCAATTTCTCTGAAAACGTAAATACCGGTGCATGGGATGCCACAAGAGGTGAAGTGAATTACCACTGGCAGAATTTCTACAAAGGGATACAGGCAGCCAGTACTTTCATGGCGAATGTAAACAGATGTACAGACTGTAACCTTGGTGGAATTGATTTTGTGGGTCGTTATTTCAACGAGGCGAGAGCGTTAAGGGCGATTTATTACTATCATTTAGTCCGTATATACGGTCCGGTTGTTTTATTAGGCAACGAACCGATACCTTCTGATGCGCCATTGGCTGCAATCAGTAAACCTCGTAATTCATTTGATGAATGTATCGACTATATTGTAGCTGAGCTGGATGCGGCAACTGCTGGGCTTCCACCTATCCCTCAATCATCTGAAGATTATGGACATGTAAATGGATCAGTTGCCCAGGCTTATAAAATAAAAGCATTGCTTAGTGCAGCAAGACCTTTGTTTAATGGCAATGCTGACTATGCCAATCTTAAAAATCAAGATGGTAAACAATTGATCAATCAAACCAGCAGTCCTGCGAAATGGACAAGACTGGCTACTGCTGCCAGAGAATTCTTAAACAATGCGAATTACTCAGGTTACAGTTTATATTCGGTCAGCAGCACGCCAACCGGAGTTCCAAATACGGCATTCAACAGGGCTTTCCTGGCTAGTAGAGATGTAGTCTTGAATGGCTGGAATTCTGAAATGATCTTTGGAAGAGCAGGAGATGTGACCAATTATCAATATTCATTAGCGCCAAATCATAATGGGGCTTCCGGAGGTGATAAAGGTGGCTCATTCCTGTCTGTTTCTCAGCAAATGGTGGATGCATTTTTTACTGTAAATGGATTGTCTATTAACAGCGATCCAAGTTATAAGGCTACTGGTTTCTCTGACTATCAGGCACCAGATCCGAATGACCAGAATGCGGTTCGTTTGATCAGCAATATGTATGTGAACCGTGAACCGCGTTTTTATGCGAATATCACGTATACAGGTCGTAAATGGATTAATCCGCAATCTAATATCATTACTAATTTCACCAATACCGGAAATGCTGGTAAAGCTGGTATTGCGAATTCCGATTATACCAAAACAGGCTATACTTCAAGAAAACACCTGACAGTGGCAGGATGGACGAGCAGTCGTACTTTATTCTCAGTGATTCGTTTGGCAGAAATTTATCTGGATTATGCAGAGGCCTTGCAGGAGTCAGACCCTACAAATCCTGACCTGTTACTTTATCTGAACAGGATTCGTGAACGTGCAGGTATCCCTGTATACGGTACTGGTGGACTACCTGTTCCAACTGATATGAGAGCTGCGATCGGTAAGGAAAGAAGGGTAGAGCTTGCTTTTGAACTGGATCGTTATTTCTATACCAGAGAATGGAAAATTGCAGAAACTACCGATAATATTATTCGTGGATTAGACATCACGAAGGATAGCCCGGCATTCTATACTGTGGTGACCACTGAAAACAGAGTATTCCAAAAAAGACATTATTTGTGGCCTATCCCAAATGGTGAAATACAGAAAGTACCCCAAATTGTACAAAACACAGGTTGGTAA
- a CDS encoding response regulator transcription factor has protein sequence MKQHVLFVEDERDLGNVVKQYLELVGFEVTWCLNAQDALNIYQTTKFHILILDIQLADYDGFELVEKIKSLNKNQSFIFVTARNEKNDRLRGLKIGADDYIVKPFDIDELVLRIKNILKRNEPLELTEALVSTVNETELAIGDLTFKKDLLKLFLPNHSVISLTLREAQLLEYMFLHQNRILKRADILLELWGENDYFLGRSLDVFISRLRKALNHSSEVSIQNVYGVGYIFSIAELSKK, from the coding sequence ATGAAACAACATGTACTTTTTGTAGAAGATGAAAGGGATCTTGGTAATGTGGTAAAGCAGTATTTGGAGCTGGTAGGATTTGAAGTGACCTGGTGTTTAAATGCCCAAGATGCGTTGAATATCTATCAGACCACAAAATTTCACATCTTGATCCTTGACATTCAACTGGCAGATTATGATGGTTTTGAGTTGGTAGAAAAGATTAAGTCCCTGAATAAAAATCAGAGTTTTATTTTCGTTACGGCAAGAAATGAAAAGAATGACAGGCTTCGGGGTTTGAAGATTGGCGCTGATGACTACATTGTCAAACCTTTTGATATTGATGAGCTGGTACTCAGAATAAAAAACATCTTAAAAAGGAATGAACCGCTTGAGCTGACTGAAGCGCTGGTGTCTACTGTAAATGAAACTGAGCTGGCCATAGGGGATTTAACTTTTAAAAAGGATTTGTTAAAGTTGTTTTTACCTAATCATTCCGTGATTTCTTTAACCCTTCGCGAAGCTCAGCTGCTGGAATATATGTTTTTACATCAAAACCGCATTTTAAAAAGGGCGGATATTTTGCTGGAGCTCTGGGGGGAGAATGATTATTTTCTGGGCAGAAGCCTGGATGTATTCATTTCCAGATTACGTAAAGCTTTGAATCATTCTTCGGAGGTGAGTATCCAGAATGTATATGGTGTTGGCTATATATTCAGCATTGCGGAACTCTCAAAAAAGTAA
- a CDS encoding CPBP family glutamic-type intramembrane protease gives MNILRTWKDFFSFLLAPAIDHKEGSLLEKSLSAFYIFILKVILVIITGLLLHLLFGNPDPKILNSTLINTSIFIALFAGVFEEIVYRLSLTKFNPWYLSISLAGFLFIIIKKLYFRNMLLENEGLLVSSLIAVASFPIFYLITKKFTEQLERFWQKHFGIVFYISAFLFAISHFFNAKELELVNLKSNISHLFSALILGYVRIRSGIVAAIILHIVWDLML, from the coding sequence ATGAATATACTACGTACCTGGAAAGATTTCTTTAGCTTTCTTTTAGCTCCGGCTATCGACCACAAGGAAGGCAGCCTGCTGGAGAAGTCGCTCAGCGCATTCTACATCTTTATCCTTAAAGTAATCCTGGTAATTATCACAGGGCTGCTGCTACATCTTTTATTCGGCAATCCGGATCCCAAAATATTAAATAGCACCTTAATTAATACCTCTATTTTTATTGCGCTCTTTGCAGGTGTATTTGAAGAAATCGTTTACCGCTTATCTCTCACTAAATTCAATCCCTGGTACCTTTCCATCTCCCTGGCTGGCTTCCTGTTCATCATCATCAAAAAACTATATTTCAGAAATATGCTGCTAGAAAATGAAGGCCTGCTGGTTTCTTCTTTGATCGCAGTCGCCTCTTTCCCTATATTTTATTTAATAACCAAAAAATTTACTGAGCAGCTGGAACGTTTCTGGCAGAAACATTTCGGAATTGTTTTCTATATCAGTGCCTTTCTTTTTGCCATTTCACATTTTTTTAACGCCAAAGAACTGGAACTAGTTAATTTAAAATCAAACATCAGCCATCTATTTAGCGCATTGATCCTGGGCTATGTGCGCATAAGATCTGGGATCGTAGCCGCAATAATTCTTCATATCGTCTGGGATTTAATGCTCTGA
- a CDS encoding discoidin domain-containing protein has product MDLLKLPRKASPVLFLVAALCSGCEKQDYPKTELFTWKAKVDVTSKGKLSVNIENRDGIDSGEGSKKVVDDDVNSKFLIFSYAPNFYMQLEFPQAQQVASYSLTSGGDAPLRDPKNWTFNGSNDGSTWTVLDTRTNEAFAGRVQTRFFSFKNLNAYKYYRISITSIGSGDLFQLGEWRVIEVPEDQQ; this is encoded by the coding sequence ATGGACTTATTAAAATTGCCCAGGAAAGCATCACCAGTGCTTTTCCTAGTCGCCGCATTATGTTCAGGCTGTGAAAAGCAGGACTATCCAAAAACCGAATTATTTACCTGGAAGGCGAAGGTAGATGTGACCTCAAAAGGTAAACTGAGTGTGAACATAGAAAACAGAGATGGGATTGATAGTGGTGAAGGTTCGAAGAAAGTGGTGGATGATGATGTCAATTCGAAATTCTTAATCTTTTCTTATGCGCCTAATTTCTACATGCAGCTGGAGTTTCCTCAAGCTCAGCAAGTGGCTTCTTACTCACTAACTTCTGGAGGGGATGCTCCTTTGAGAGATCCAAAGAACTGGACATTTAACGGATCTAATGACGGCAGCACCTGGACGGTATTGGATACCAGGACAAATGAAGCTTTTGCTGGACGTGTACAAACCAGATTCTTCAGTTTCAAAAACCTTAACGCGTACAAGTATTACCGCATTAGTATTACTTCAATTGGCTCTGGCGATTTATTTCAGCTGGGTGAATGGAGAGTGATAGAAGTTCCCGAAGATCAACAGTAA
- a CDS encoding sensor histidine kinase has translation MTLNKIQASPRTHKIIALISLVILSYLQFNLIYTTYKLKDKQYILKESRSIENSYKEVVRNDKLYPGGQKIVDSVIYRNMQAMEDTYYHNPAAFERLKERVCDSIVRNLRLNSNMDSVFTAILTKDNLDRDLKYLLVMNDLAITFNGVNYISLYKPEKEKLAYLALNIQNKYGIAIDGNLQNPTNQNHTAGLMVSSPTPRSYYMGFAIHVDYDNRKMIILKSMSFTLLLSISFILLVISIYYFTYRNWLRQKKLADMKTDFLNSITHEFNTPIATILVANSSIQNKEIIADPAKVYPLTEVIKRQTQRLQTLINQALDISQMNKNEIERELYDMASLLEELINDYKLKITENVTISYNFEDIHALVLLNRFLLTTMLYNIFDNALKYNTKDAKEIKLELITHGQSLTLCIRDNGVGMNKKLMKSIFDKFYRGKNGVKTRGLGLGLFYVKQTVEAHNWELNLSSEPNQYSTFCITMPIEKEK, from the coding sequence ATGACCCTTAATAAAATACAAGCATCCCCTCGAACGCACAAGATAATTGCGCTGATTAGTCTGGTTATCCTTTCTTATTTACAATTCAATCTGATTTATACTACCTATAAATTAAAAGACAAGCAATATATATTAAAGGAAAGCCGCTCTATCGAGAATAGCTACAAAGAAGTGGTTCGTAATGACAAGTTATATCCTGGGGGACAGAAAATTGTAGATTCCGTCATTTACAGGAATATGCAAGCGATGGAAGATACTTATTACCATAATCCTGCTGCTTTTGAACGCCTTAAAGAAAGGGTTTGCGACAGTATCGTCCGGAATCTCCGCTTAAACAGCAACATGGACAGTGTCTTTACTGCGATTTTAACAAAGGATAACCTGGATCGGGATCTAAAATATCTATTGGTCATGAATGACCTTGCCATTACCTTTAATGGTGTCAATTACATTTCATTGTACAAACCAGAAAAAGAAAAGCTTGCTTACCTGGCCCTAAACATTCAAAACAAATACGGAATCGCCATAGATGGCAACCTCCAAAATCCTACAAACCAAAATCATACTGCAGGTTTGATGGTCAGCTCCCCAACACCAAGAAGCTATTACATGGGTTTTGCAATCCATGTAGATTACGACAACAGGAAAATGATTATCCTGAAATCAATGTCCTTCACCCTATTGCTCTCCATCTCCTTTATTCTGCTGGTCATCAGCATCTACTACTTCACGTATAGAAATTGGCTAAGACAAAAGAAACTGGCAGATATGAAGACGGATTTTCTAAATAGCATTACTCATGAATTTAACACGCCTATTGCTACAATTTTAGTCGCCAACTCCAGTATTCAGAACAAGGAAATTATTGCTGATCCTGCCAAGGTTTATCCACTCACAGAAGTCATCAAAAGGCAAACACAGCGACTTCAAACCCTGATTAATCAGGCGCTGGACATTAGCCAGATGAATAAGAATGAGATAGAAAGAGAACTTTATGACATGGCTTCTCTTTTAGAAGAACTCATCAACGACTATAAACTTAAAATCACCGAAAATGTAACTATCAGTTACAACTTTGAAGATATTCATGCTTTGGTGTTATTGAACAGGTTTTTACTGACCACCATGCTTTATAATATTTTCGACAATGCGCTGAAATATAACACGAAAGACGCCAAAGAAATTAAGCTGGAGCTGATAACCCATGGCCAAAGCTTAACACTCTGCATCCGGGATAATGGAGTAGGCATGAACAAAAAGCTCATGAAATCTATATTCGACAAATTTTACCGTGGTAAAAATGGAGTGAAGACACGTGGATTAGGATTAGGCCTGTTTTATGTCAAACAAACCGTAGAAGCGCACAACTGGGAATTAAATTTAAGCAGTGAACCAAACCAGTATAGTACATTTTGTATTACCATGCCGATAGAAAAAGAGAAATAA